The genomic segment AGTGTAattttctttgtcctcctcaggaATGATTTTGTTCACATACGTTTCTAAGACATCGCGCGTTCTAAGTCATGTACTTATATTGCTGAAATCAGCACTTACAGACATAAACTAGATGTTGTTTGTAGCCCTGATGAACTTGTCAATAAGTCAACTTACAGGAGTTGCCTGAGGATGAATTATGACTTTTGGAAACAATATTACCGAGGCTAATTGTGATGATTATCATAATGATTATCATTACTGCTGTACAGGAGTGTGCGAGAGGCCCGGTGAATGCGTGTTGTTGAAAAAAGTCAATATGAAACACCTTGTAATGACAGGTAAAGAACATAGACTGCCCCGAGCTGTTTTTTCCACATTCAAGCACATGCCAATCACTTTCGTCTTTTTTTAGAAAAAGGAAATAGAAATTACTGGTGTGATTTGTGGGGTTGTTGTCGCATTGAAATGTCAAAGGCAGGTAGTCTCACAGGATTGTTCCCTATGGTGGAATATCAATACGGCTCTTTCTGCGGATTTAAGTGCTTTCTAGTAGATGTGATAAGATGCAAGTTCCCTCTTTTCAAACCTGTCAAAGTCAGAGCGAAAGAGATTTGATCATTATTAGAGCTGTTTATGGGCTGATTACTGAGAGTGAGGAGTGAAACTATTCCACAGGGTCAACTGTGAAGTGTTTTAACtgtgctgataaaaaaaaaaaaagtcacacaaGTGCATGTggcaaaaacagtgaaaagtaaaaataaaaataactgaatCACTTCCTACGCCTGTTATCAAGACGATGCATGAGTTTCCAAAAGAACGGTCAGCTTCTGGCTAAGATATacggaagagaagagaagaggaagagcatAAAAGAaattctgaaaaagaaaaaaaaaaaaaaggggaaataatATTAACTGACACCGTACAAGGAAAGTTTCTTGTGTTCACCTCAGCTCCTCGCCTCCATGGGAGCGTAAGATGCCGTGTAGCACACAGGAATCTTTGCAGGCCGTGAGCTTACAGCGGCAGGTATAACTGTGCCTTAGTGAAAAAACCTGAGCTACATGCTGTCACAGAGAGGAGGCCAAATATGGGGTCCAAAGGGGGCCATTACTGCAGCACGCATCACTTTAAACAGGCACACAGGGAACACAGAGAAGGTGAGCTGGGATGCACTGGgtgaacacacagcagctcctccacaAATAAGCGCAGTTGAACTTTTATTGGCTACTCGTCTGCACAGTCAAACATTCAGGGGAAGTTAGCTAAAGAATAATATGAATTGCTGCACTGTCTTTTATTCGAATCATGTAGTCTCTCTTGCTCACAGCACTAATACAAATATCCCTTGGGCCCCTCTGAAGATTCACGCAACTTACAGCTACAGTGAGCGATGGAAACATTCACCTTATACGACCAAACTGACCCTTTTACTTTCACTGTAATCAGCTCCTCGGCATCACCAAAGTGCACACAGCTCCATAATTCATCTGAAGActaaaaagacaacaaatacgCATCATGTGTGAATTCTCAGGACAAAACCTGAACTCTCACCAGAAACCGATTATCTCATAGTTAGACACGTTCTGGGTGAAGCTGAACGCCTGACAACTAAATATACAACTTGTCTAAAACATTACATGGGAAAGCACTCAAAGTTCTGCTTATAATTAGAATACatctaaacattttaaatttaaatgcattttcaatcacattttaattttcaattgGGTATTTAAAATAaggtatttgtgtgtaaatgaacGTATTAATTCCTGTTTATCACTGCTGAACTTAACCTGATATAATGCAAATTGTAGTAATCTATGCATAATTCAACAACACTCCTGAAAGAGCAAAataatgcatatatatgtaaatgaaatggGGATGACATGATGGAAGTGGACAGGTAGAAAAACCATTTCACCTGGAGGAAAAAGTACATCACATCTACCACTTTAGAAAACTATTTTCATGGCCTAAATTTCAGACTTATATAACCGTTCAGAATATTTCcactgcaaaaaatatcttAACAGGTTATGTCATCCTGTGCCGatgattaaaatgttatttcaactTATTACAAGTGGAGGAAAATCGTTTCCACTGTCACTGGAATTACATGAATTAATTTCATcctaatgaaaatgatcatctTTTAAGAATTTTCTTGACCAAGTTACATTTAGTTAATGCTAATGGACTAATGAATAGGCctgatttatttcaaattagTGTCACTGACATTATCTCTCCAAAGGCAGGATTTTGTTCACAACACTATGGACTAGACTGACTGGTGGAGGtggatattttttgcagtgtgaaaagcctgtGGGATGTTGGCTCTTATAGAACTACACTGTGGGCTATGACTTATCTtaaattattatgttattttgcTCCCTTCTGTGTAGCCTAAGCATCAGATTCAATCTCAAaatccccctcccctcccaaaTACACCTCCACcctttttttcatctttgctgTCTGAAGCACTCAAATGAGAAACTGTCAGGAGCCGTGATTTGTGCTAACTAGCTATCGATCGCTCCAGAGCTGCATGCCTTGTGTCCATGCAGGGAGGGCTGAAAGgcgaggggagaggagagagagggagaggaggggagaggagagggaaggagacagcgagagagaggagatatatagaaagaggaaggcagaggaagagagagcagaaatgAGACTATTCTGCTTTTAAATACCTGCTGATTTTTGTGAACTGCTCAATGTTAAGAGTGCCATCAGCCccagagaaatgaaaacagtgagagCAACAGGGCGAGTGTGGCTGACTGCTTATCAGTCTTAGGTTTCCCACTCAAAAGAATACTCATTAATCAATATCAAAAGTGATGATGTTACTTACCACTCCCTGGCACCagtgggcctttttttttttcttttttcttacaaCCCTGTGCTCTGGGattgtttggttgttttcagtttttttttttatacatcaGTAGAACTCGCTTTCCTCTTTTTCTAAATTGTCATGGGAAGAAATCatgggaacaaaaaaaagtcacaacGTCCAATGATCTTGGCATGTGTCTGTTCCTTTAGAGCACCAGTGGAGACTAATTATGAGGGGAAACAAATAGCTGGATGAGGTGAAACGCACTGGTTTTGATCATTCTGCCACAAATGAATACGTGCTCTGCTTGTTATTTTTCCGTTGACTGATTGGGGTGATCAGTGATATTAGCCAACTACATCAGTCGAAATAGTTACAGTGCTCCATCGAAGCAGTGGCATTAGTGTTAATACCCGACACCCTGTGCTCAGGCTCACATAAACAATGCGCCTGGACTCCAGACTCGGCGCGCCCCCGCCCCTCTCTGCACCCGCGCTGATCAGAACAAAGAGGCGCTGGAGACGCGCTCGGCGGTATCCACAGATACATCTATCCACAGATACATCTATCCACATCATTCCAACGTATCCACACATCCACAGGCCTCTCCACCCTGACGGTACTTCTCCTACGTGCACTTATGTGGCAACGTCAACCGCCTCTGTCTACTCTGTCTCCTGAGATCATTTGGAAATCAACAAcgttaaacaaaaaaaaaaaaaatcacagacaaGAAACGTGAAAAAatttataaattaataaataaaacatattctaaTACATACAACTTGCCTACTAATTATGTAATTATAATACATAATGTCgcacacaatgtgttttctATTGCggttaaagtaaacaaaatattaataaaacaatataatcgcaatattaattttaaaaaacaacattgcgtatcattattattattactattattatattattattattattatttgtaatattGTAGGCAGAAGAAAAACTAATCCGCAGTTGAACCACGTAACAGTAAAATTATTTATCTGCAGTTTGATTTAGAGCCAAACGCATGAAGGTGAAACTATTTGAAACCATGAACCTATCTGCAGGTTGTAATATCTCCGTCTAGTTGAAAAACTGCCTCTGTGCCTTTAGGCCAGaagattttccattttccttgAGAAACTTTGTATTGTAATAAACTAGATTACTACCAAATATATTTTACTCTAATCGAGGTAGATactaatgaataatttaaaagtGGCAATAACACATAGGCTAATAATAAATTGtttaacaataaacaaacaattttaaactagtattaaaacatttctaaatgaacTGTTTCCCACGGAAAACGAAATGAAATCCGAATGGCTACATGCATTTCACTATATCAAACCTGAAATCCTGTCCTGCCAATCTAAAATCAATCCACTTTCCCCAGCTCGGTATTGTCTCATggtaataacaaaaacaaacacgtaACAAGGCGAGGGAAACCCCGCTGCGCAAACGCATATCCTCAAAAAGCTATTAATCTTCTCAATGTAGTTGTTCACCCTGAAAACCGAGATAAAGAACCACAGGAAATGTTTACTTTTCTGGAGCTGCTCTTTTGAAGTGCCTCCACAATGAAGAGCCTTCTAAAAAAATGCATTGTAGAAAAAAGGTGGCTTACTTTGCTCAGTCAGATGGTGTTTAAAACTTCTTCTGATAAATCATTCTTCAATACGGACCCaagttaacaaacaaaaaaaaaaataccgcATGAATCGTTATCTTTGTTGAGACTTAAATGGCGATACCATTAAACGTATGCATGCATCTTCCTATAGGCTAAAGCTCTTCACATTCAAAGACCCTGGTTAAACAGACACGGCTGCTTTCTGGCCGCTCGACATGGACAAAAGGTCCTCTATCATCAGCGGTACCAGAGCATTTTTACCGATTATGAATTTGATGTCACACTgcatttcaaatcaaataaatagtATTTTAAGGATTAGGCTGcaatacacacattttgtgaGCAGAATTGATCAGTTAAAGAAGCTCTGTGTTGCATATGTGAGAGTGAGtgcgagagaaagagacaataaaaaagtgtgtaaaatatAACCAAAGGAATGAAATTCATTTACCTTCTTTACTGTTGTTTtggctcttgtttttttcccatggTCCCATGGCCTTGTCATCCTCTGACCCGTCCATCATGGCCTTGTCACTGGGCACGTACCAGGTGGCGTGCTGCTCTGCCATGAGGGTGTCAAGGTCAATAGTGCCCATTGAGCCCTTCCCAGCATCCGGGCTGCAGCTTGCCAGCTCATTGTCTCCGTTCTGTGAGGGACAGTCGCCATTCTTTTTGCCATTCTTCATGGCCAGTGGCTGGTCCTCAGAGATACTGAATTGCTGCCGTTGTAGCTGGATCTGGGCCTGCAGAATCTCTAGAGGGTGGATTTCTTCCTGGCCAGAGGTGCTGGACGGGGTGCGTACCTGCTCCACCCCAGGAGTGCCCGGGTGGCTCACCCCACTGGCCCCTGTGCCCCCACCAGCATTCAGTCCATAGCTGTCTGGTGTCGAGGTAGTATGATTGTTAATGCCCATGCCTAGGGGCTTCTGTCCATTTATCAACCCATGATCACTTCTCTGCATTTTGGGTGAGCCGGTGATCATAGGGCTGCGATTAGGCTTTGTGGCCGAGGCCCCTCCTGCATCTGAGCTGGAGGACACCTCATCCTCGTTGCCATAGTGGGTGCTGACATCGTCAGGAAAGTCCACTCGTGGTGAGCTACTGTCAGACTTAGCGACACTCTGAATGCCACTGTCCAAAGACGACATCAGGTCGGCCTGGTCCCCCAACATTAGGTCGCCTCCTTTTCCCCAAGAGGGTGATTGGAGGTGTTTCTCATGGGGCGttcccccacccctctccccaACGCCAGCCGAGGGGGTCTGCTGGCCTGGACTTACAACAGGGTTACCAttgtcagaggaaaaaaaaattccaGGGCTCACATGTccactgtctctttttctcctccctctccctctcccactccctGTTGTTGCCTTCCCCTCACTGCAAGGGGTAGCGTCCATGTTGTAATTTGGGGAGAGGGCACTGGCTTCCCCCTGCACCGTCTGACTTTGACTTGCAGGCTTAGAGTTGCTATTCCCGGTGCCAGGCATCTGGCTGTTCTGGGAAGTGCTGCTCTGAAAATATTCAGGACCAGCACTGCCAGTCCCATTAGATGTGCTGCTATTAATGTCCTGCTCTGTCTGACTCAGTTTTCGCTTGCCCTCATTTTGGTTCTTCTTGTTGAATGTTACGTTAAGATTGGGGGCCCCTAGGCTAGCGATCATGTTCTGGCAGGCCGTGGAAAGGGCCGCCAGGCAGCTCTGGCCGAAAACACTGTCTTTAGTGCTGGTTTTGCTGAAGTTCCCGAGGGACAGAGCTCCAAGCTTACTAACAGACGACCGCTGGCCTGGGGGGAACTCAGGCTGAGGAGGGTAGGTCCCTGGTGAGGTGCTCACCCCCTGGGGAGCACTGTGGGCTGGCCCCTGACGGTTAGCCCCCCCATAGGGAAATGTTGGCTGTGCTCCCATTGGAGGTGCAGGGAAGTCAGCTGGCCGCCTCTCTGCTGGTGCATTCGGATGCCCTGCCCCTGCTCCTGGAGACTGCATTTGTGAGAGGTTGCCCATGTTGCCGCTGAATTGTGAGTGCATGCCCGGGGAATGGAGAGCCTGTACATGCCCATCTCCTGGTATTCTCATGGGCTCCTGCATGCCCATGCCTGGCCTAAACATCATTCCAGCCCCGTTCTGCTGTAGCCCCATGTCGTGGGGCCCTGATTCATTACCCGCTCCACCCATACGCCGTGACATCATCTCCCCTGGTGGGTGGGACCCTTGGAACCAGGAGTTCTCCTGAGTTACATGAGGATTTTGTCCATCAATGTTGGGCATCCTGCCACCATTCTCCCTGTCAAAGTTGGGCTGCGGCATGCTCCCGACTGGGCCTCCATGAGCCATTGGGACAGGAGGTACATCGCCGTGGTGacccagctgctgcaggctgggcTGCCTCATCCTTTGCTGCTGGTTGCGAGAAGCCATCTGTTTTATCATCATGGCTGCATTCTGGCGCTGCTGCAGAGACTGCTGCTCAGGCCCCGGATGTTGCAGGGGCCCTGGTGGGAAACCCTCACTCACAGGTGGGGTGAACTCTCCAGGCAGGCCGGGATAGGCAGACGGAGAGAGGTGGTTATCCATACCACCACACCAGCCTTCACCGCCATGTGCATTGGGAAAGTCAAATCTAGGCCGTTTCGCCATGTTCATATAAGGAGAGTCAAAGTGTTGCAGCCTCTGATTCGGGGGCTgttgggagggaggaggagctggctgtTGCATATTAAACATGGGGTCCCCATAGGGGTGCAGACCCCTATTTTCCAGTCTGTGAATGGGATATTCAAACTGGTTGTGTTGGCCAGGCATCATGACCCCTCCGTCCAGAATGTTAGGGTTAGTAGAGCCAGGCTCAGCCTGAGGGGGTCTGGGGAGGCCAGGGGGGCATGAGTTCTGTCTGGCTATCAAGCCAgcctgttgttgctgctgcatgaGAGGATGTCTTGCATTGACCCCCGGCTCCATTCCCACGGGCACCTTCCGGCCATTTCCAAAACGCTCAAAAAACACTCCGtgctgaggctgctggggctgtgGTGGCGGCTGGTGTCCCTTTGAGATCCCCTGCATACCTGGTGTCCGTGGCATGCCAGGGTTCCCTGGGAAATTCCCGCTGGGAACAGGCCTTCCTGGCCCAAAATGGGGTAACtgagattctgattctgatgggGAAAATACATGTACATCAAAATGTCCAGATGGAGGCTCACTTGGGAAGTTATACTCTAATCCCTCTACAGCTCCCTGGTTGGGCATCCGCCGAGGCTCCAGACCATGAgactcagaggaggaggatgaggaggaagggagtCCATGGAAGGATGCTGCTCTGTTAGGTGACTGGTCCAGGGGTAGACAGGGGGCAGGGACAGCATGGCTGCTACTGGGAGGCCCGTGATGTTGAAAGTCAGGCATGTTACCAGGccgctgttgctgctgctgctgctgctgctgctggggaaAGCCATCTCCTGCCTGTCCCTCAGCAAGAGGATCAAATCCTTCTCCAAAGCCCTGCTGTGGTCCCATGCCATTGTTGTTGTAGCCCATTAGCCTGCCACCATGCAGGCATGATGACCCTGGCTCTGGGCCTCCAAAATTCCCACTGAAATGAGGGTGAGGTTGGTGGGGGTGAGGTTGATGGCCATGAGGATGTCCTTGATGAGGTTGCTGGTTGTTAAAAAATCCATGCATGGgt from the Enoplosus armatus isolate fEnoArm2 chromosome 4, fEnoArm2.hap1, whole genome shotgun sequence genome contains:
- the mn1b gene encoding transcriptional activator MN1; protein product: MFGLEQFGSQINSRNPGQSERNINQPRLNMGSHYKSPGFHAGGPPGAVEPGMGPLSEPQMLGLNMNMNGEQYGGFHPRGHSDMHAGGGLQQQQQQQQQGPMHGFFNNQQPHQGHPHGHQPHPHQPHPHFSGNFGGPEPGSSCLHGGRLMGYNNNGMGPQQGFGEGFDPLAEGQAGDGFPQQQQQQQQQQRPGNMPDFQHHGPPSSSHAVPAPCLPLDQSPNRAASFHGLPSSSSSSSESHGLEPRRMPNQGAVEGLEYNFPSEPPSGHFDVHVFSPSESESQLPHFGPGRPVPSGNFPGNPGMPRTPGMQGISKGHQPPPQPQQPQHGVFFERFGNGRKVPVGMEPGVNARHPLMQQQQQAGLIARQNSCPPGLPRPPQAEPGSTNPNILDGGVMMPGQHNQFEYPIHRLENRGLHPYGDPMFNMQQPAPPPSQQPPNQRLQHFDSPYMNMAKRPRFDFPNAHGGEGWCGGMDNHLSPSAYPGLPGEFTPPVSEGFPPGPLQHPGPEQQSLQQRQNAAMMIKQMASRNQQQRMRQPSLQQLGHHGDVPPVPMAHGGPVGSMPQPNFDRENGGRMPNIDGQNPHVTQENSWFQGSHPPGEMMSRRMGGAGNESGPHDMGLQQNGAGMMFRPGMGMQEPMRIPGDGHVQALHSPGMHSQFSGNMGNLSQMQSPGAGAGHPNAPAERRPADFPAPPMGAQPTFPYGGANRQGPAHSAPQGVSTSPGTYPPQPEFPPGQRSSVSKLGALSLGNFSKTSTKDSVFGQSCLAALSTACQNMIASLGAPNLNVTFNKKNQNEGKRKLSQTEQDINSSTSNGTGSAGPEYFQSSTSQNSQMPGTGNSNSKPASQSQTVQGEASALSPNYNMDATPCSEGKATTGSGRGRGRRKRDSGHVSPGIFFSSDNGNPVVSPGQQTPSAGVGERGGGTPHEKHLQSPSWGKGGDLMLGDQADLMSSLDSGIQSVAKSDSSSPRVDFPDDVSTHYGNEDEVSSSSDAGGASATKPNRSPMITGSPKMQRSDHGLINGQKPLGMGINNHTTSTPDSYGLNAGGGTGASGVSHPGTPGVEQVRTPSSTSGQEEIHPLEILQAQIQLQRQQFSISEDQPLAMKNGKKNGDCPSQNGDNELASCSPDAGKGSMGTIDLDTLMAEQHATWYVPSDKAMMDGSEDDKAMGPWEKNKSQNNSKEDSELSQSKAGAGAPGAGGGGVGGGGSSGGNHLQCLSVHCTDELGDSKGRGGPVSSWRSLHSDISNRFGTFVAALT